CGGTAGGTTAAAACGGTTGTGTCCTTATTGCATACCGGACACCACTGTGTTTCATAGGTTACGGTTGCATTCATATCAAGCTCATTTGTGCGGTTATTTGTTTTCAACCAATTATCCGCAGGATCTTCGTAATCGCTTTTCTGTGCCGCAAAGACATTCATTACAGGGAGTGTTCCCAAAATCATTACAACTGCAAGAACTGCCGATATTACTGATTTCATTTTTAAACTGTGTTTTGTTTTCATTATTTCTGATACCTCCATTTTAGTTTAAGTTTATACCACCGGTCTGTTCTTCCTCCGGTCCGGTATTTTGTAATTTTTCAAGTTTTTCTCTTGCCCAATCCGGCAAATTAAGATCGTTATATTTCTTAATAATCTTTTCCGCAAGAATATTTACTACTCCGGTATGTATTTGCGACAGATAGCCGTCTGCATACTCGCTCGTGTGAGATGTCATAAAGTCCTTTGCCCATTCTTTAACCTCCGGCGACCATCTTCCGTCGTGCTTTGACATTTTCACCGTGTTGGCAATAA
This sequence is a window from Qingrenia yutianensis. Protein-coding genes within it:
- a CDS encoding DUF3849 domain-containing protein; this encodes MAVEFYRYSYRTAEHDGDVEEYRASRDENRRCTEFIQHPQTGLYANAYKDNVVDKDGTYLDKCISEFGMQRMMFVIANTVKMSKHDGRWSPEVKEWAKDFMTSHTSEYADGYLSQIHTGVVNILAEKIIKKYNDLNLPDWAREKLEKLQNTGPEEEQTGGINLN